The window AGCCCTGCAGGGAGCAGAGACCGGAAACCCTGGGCTCCCTCAGCATGGCCGGCCTCACTGAGCAACCCTGGTGTCGGATGGGCGGTTTAGCCAGGGAGAGCTCACTCCCGACTCTGGTGCTGTCAGTCCTGCTGGGAACTGAGGGAGCTGAAGTCATGGCTTTGCTTCCCTCTTGAATAGGAGCTCCTGGAGGGCATGACCTCTGCCCGTTCCTCACTCCATCCTCAATACTGCCCACAaaagcctggcacagagtaggtccTCAATAAATATGAATACAGCTTGGATGCCTTTGTTCCAatctaatttgttgttgttcactcgcttgggcttccctgatagcccagttggtaaagaatccacctgcagtgcaggagagcccagttcgatttctgggttgggaagatctgctagagaaggaataggctacccactccagtattcttggggttccctggtggctcagctggtaaagaatccacctgcaatgcaggagagcccagttcaattcctgggttgggaagatccactggagaagagataggctacccactccagtattcttggggttccctggtggctcagctggtaaagaatccacctgcaatgcaggagacttgggttcgatccctcgcttgggaagatcccctagagaaaggaaaggctacccacttcagtattctggcctagagaattccatggactgtatagttcatagggtcgaaaagagtcggacacgactgagcgactttcactttcactcactaggttgtgtctgactctgtgatcccatggactgcagcatgccaggtctccctgtccttcactttctcctggagttggctcaaattcatatccactgagttgatgatgctctctaaccatctcatcctctgcacccccttctccttttgccctcaatctttccgctgtcagggtcttttccaatgactcagctcttggAATCAGGTGGCCATGTTTTCCTCTTTGATGACCTGTTACTGATCTCCACGTGCAATTGCGTacttgctgtgcttagttgctcagtcgcgtcccactctttgcaaccccatgaactgtagcccacagagctcttctatccatgggattctccaggcaagaatactggagtggattatcatgccctcctccaggggatcttcctaacccagggattgaacccaggtctcctgcactgcaggcagattctttaccttctgagcccccagggaagcataCTCACTGGGGTGGTTATTTGATTCATATTTGCCTCCTTCACTAGACCAGAAGCTCACCGAGGTTGGATCCCGTATCTGTTTGGCTCACCGCTATGCCCCAGTGCATGTAGCGAGTGCTTATGTGCCTAGACCATATGAATGTAGAGCTCGCTGCGCCTGCCATCAGTGGTACCTTGCGGAAGCAGCAGGGTGGTGTGGAGAGTCCTGGGAGGGATGCACACAGAGGAAACCCTCCGAGGGCCTCCCCCGGGGCCCCAATGAAGATGGGCAGCCTGACCACCTGCGTGTGCCTGGAGGGCAGACGCTGAGGCCAGAGTTTGCACAGGAAATGGTGGCCCTGGAGGAGGTTGCGGTTTAGCGAGCTTGTCAATTGCCTTCCAATTAATTTACATAATTGGGCTGGGGCTTTCTGCAAGAATCATCCTTTAGGAcatcaaaaattaaacacaggCATTAAAAATACAGAAGCTTCTCCCTCTTTGTGGGAGGCACTGAGCTTACCCACTCCAGAAGATCCGGCGACTTGTACTGTGGGATTTGAAAGTCCTCTGCTCCTGGGCCTCTGTCGAcaagagaggaggctggggtgATGGAAGGAAGCAGCTCGTGAAGAGAAGGAAGACTTCAACCTAGCCCTCTCTTTGCTTCGCTCACCTGTCCTCAATGGTTAGCATATCCAGCCCCCTTGTTGCTCCTGACCCAGCGGAGGGAGCTGGCTTGGGAGCCAGATGGGATTTCCAGGCATCCATCCTAGAGtggcatttattgagtacctactgtagGCCAGGTTTCAATGCTTTGACCTCCAGCTTCACAGTTTATCACACATATGCTCCTGGCTAAGTCggttcacttctctgagcctcagtttccccgtctgTGATGGTGATCACCATAGCTACCAATGAAGGCTTGTTAATACCTGGCCACCAGTAAGTGCTCAAAAAGCCAGCTCTTATTATTAGATCGAGGACATTGACTGCCTGGGAATGACACGCCCACCGCGTGTGAGGCACTGGTCTCTTGTAATCCCTCCAGCTGGTCAGTATGCAAAGCAGGGGTGGTCCGCCCCACTTTAGAGATAAGAAACCTGAAATGTGAGCAGTCACATCACTTTCTAGTAAATGGTAGAGCTGGAACTGGAAATGAGGCTGGcaggatgctggatgctggggtcCTCAACTCTCCACTGTTGTTCACGAACAGTCGTCTGACCCACTCAACCGCAGCTGGCTCTGAGGGCAGCAGTGGTCTGTTATTCACTGCTCCTCTTTCTGCCATCCCAGGAACTGTGTGCACTGCTTACCCACCACTGGCACGTAATTGCTCTTATATAGAAACAAACCTCATACAGAGACCCAGACATCCCAGAAAGGATGGGCGTGGCTTCTTAGGAACCCATGCTTTCATGGAGGATGACGGAGGCGATGGGTTTGCTTGCAAAGCCACCACACCTGTCACCTGAGCTCATCGCGTTTCTCCAGGTGTGCTGGCTCTGTCCTCTTTCAGACGCTCAGAGATGGCAAAAGGCAAGGCAGTCAGCTCACTCCCGTATGCGGGCTCGTCTCCTGCCAAGGACATGAGTCTCCCTTACCCTAAAGATAAGCTGGGTTTCACCTCCTACTGCCCCAACCAAAGCAGACCTAACATCGGACAAGCTGATGAATGTtttaagatgaatatttttaaaatatgtggtgCAAAATGTCATGccaaggaaaggaaatggcagaagGTCTCTTTaaaggttgtttttgtttttgtttttgtttttttgcggCGGAGTGGGAGGAGCCGCCGACCACCTGCGCACGGTCTTCTTTTTCAGGTTACAGCCACATCTATCCCGTCACCAGGCTCGGCAAGTACCTGTGCATGCTGTACGCTCTCTTTGGCATCCCGCTGATGTTCCTGGTCCTCTCGGACACGGGCGACATCCTGGCCACCATCTTATCCACGTCCTACAATCAATTCCGAAGatttcccttcctccccactccccttcccAAGTGGTGCTCCGGACGCCCCAGCAAAAGACGACCCGACTCCTGTCCGGCAGATGAAGACGTCCCGCACGTGGTCATCCATGACCCGGAGCTCCCGGCCCCCAAACCTGCCCCCGCAGCCCCAAGCAGCAACATGGAGCTGTTCGAGAGACTTCTGGCACGGGAGAAAGACAACACCCTCCAGGTGCCTCCTCAGGCCATGGAAAGGAGCACATCGTGTCCCGAGCTGGGGTCTGGGCGGCTCTCGAGCTCCATCATCAGCAACCTGGATGAGGTGGGGCGGCAGGTGGAGAGGCTGGACGTCCCCCTCCCCGTCATAGCCCTCGTGGTCTTCGCCTACATTTCCTGCGCGGCTGCCGTCCTTCCCATCTGGGAGAAGCAGCTGAACTTCGAAAACGcgttctacttctgcttcatcacGCTGACCACCATTGGGTTCGGGGACATTGGGCTGGAACACCCTCACTTCTTCTTGTTCTTCTCCATTTACATCATCATTGGGATGGAGATTGTGTGCATTGCTTTCAAGCTGGTGCAGAACAGGCTGATTCACCTCTATAAAACTCTCATACTCTTCTTTGCAAACGGGAGGTTTTCCAGTCCTGTCAAAAAGTGAAACTGCTCCATTGACTCGGGTTTTCCCATCTTGTTGAAGAGGGAAGGCTGCGTTGACTCTCAGGTGACGCCGCCGGCCAAGCTGATTGTCTCATCCTGTGTTTGGGGGCGCTCTAGTTAGAACTGGTGTCGCCTGAGACCTTGGAGTCACATTCCGACATGACATCTAATTACTGTCTTGAGGCCCTGCAGAAAAGTGGCCAATGTCTTGATAGGAAATCAAGACTTAGAAAAAACTGTCACCATCCTCTGAAGTCCAATTAATTGCCATCTCCATTTTTCAAAAGCTTCCCCTGATGTGAATCAAACCACCTCACAGATGTCACTGGGTTTCTTACAGCAGGAGGGAAAAAATTACCTTTGATTTTGCCATTTGTATTTTCAGCTAAATTAAAACCTTCCTAAGCCGCTCCCCTTCTATCCTTGGTGAAGCAGAGCGAGTCTGAGCCACCTCTTTTCTTGAATAACTGCATGAGTCGGATCAGCCCAATCCCCGCCCTTGTAACATACACCGATGGCACTAAGAGAAATTGTCACCTGTGTTCACAGGGGCCTAGCAGATTTCCTGATTGCCAGATTCAGTGTAGACTAGGGCTCTCACCAAGTGGCACAGGATCGCATCTCCTGAGTGAGCTGGCATGTGAACATGTTGATGTTTATGGATGGGTATGTAAAAGGGCTGGTGCTTATCTGGTGGATGTGAGCAGTTCATGAATGACTGGCATGTGAATGGGGGGTCTGTGTGGCATGTGGCCTGGTACTCCAGCTCCCTTTGCTGGAGGACTTTCTCTGGCCACTAAAGTGCAGGCATGTGCAGGGCAGGTTAGAAGTGCCAAGGGGTTAACACTCCCGGGTACATCCCTGAACTGATGACCCGTGGGAGTGGGTGGACATATGGCCCCAGCTTCTTGCCCCTCTCATGGGATAACTTTGGACCACATTCAACACTGTCTCCCCGAGCTCCCCAGGGCAGTCAAGCCTCACTTGCTCATGAGTGTGCCCATGTATTGGTGTGCTCTCCTTCATTTGTCTGTCTCACGTCTCCACTCCTCTTGAGATCACCCCGAGATAACCCACTTGCACATAAAGCCCTGTCTCAGAGTCACTCCTGGGGGCCCCAGCCTGGGAGAGGAAGTACCAAATCCGTATAGAAAACCGGTTGGATTGTGCATGGAATAACATGAGCCACTCTGTTTCCCTATTCACTTATTGGAAGTGTATTATTGGAGAGAAGCAAAGTTTCCTGAATGCTTCTTTGAAAGAATCTTGGAAAAATCAACTCATGTCCTGTGATTGGCCAAATTGCATAACCAGTGAATTTTCCTCCAAGGTATAGAACAAAATCCcgaagtcaggaagatcccctggaagaggaaatggctacccactccagtattctcgcttgggaaatcccgtggatggaggagcctggtggggtacagttcctggggtcgcaaagagttggacaggattgagcgcCTGAGTGCACAGGTAGAGCAAAAGTCACAAGAACCAGTGAAAACTGCCAGTGGGCTCCAGTTTGAAGTGAAAGGAAGCCAGCTCCCAGTGGGGGGTGCAGGCCTTCCTTTctggatctttccttttctaccctACTACTGTTGTTTATGCAAGTTAACAGCTTGCAAGTTTCTGTGCCAGACACAGCGTGACAAggtttgtgttagttgcttagtcacgtcctcgattctttgcgatcccatggactgtagcccatcacggtcctctatccatgggattctccaggcaagaatactggagtaggttgccattcccttctccaggggatctttcctgacccagggatcgaacctgggtctcctgcattgcaggtggattccttaccatctgagccaccagggaagcccagaggaaggTTTACCGCAAGGCCATGCAAGTAGACGGGTGCTAATGCCCTAAAAAGCCCTGAGCTCCCCAAAGGATTTCAGCAAAAAACTTTTAGAAACCAGATGAGAGAGGGGGGTTGCAGGGTCTGTGATCAGTTCGTGAGCAATACTCTGGGTGATGGTGTCACATGGTGGCATGGTGACGGTGATGGTGGcagggtggtgtcacaggggttaacattatcaGTGCCCAGgattcaggaggcctggggctaggTGCTCagggtcatcaagtagttaacaccTTCCATTTGTTGGAGAggcagagggttttttttttttttttacatttgccaaacaactcaggaaatgtgcatcaaatactattatctgggtacttcagaggagctaaagcagaggatatggggtcTGTCCCCTGTAGGTGCCATAGGGTCCTCGGTTACACTGTTCAGCTTTTTGCCCCTTTAACTCTTTAAGACCTACCTCAGGAAAGGGAATTGATACGGTGTGAACAGGAACCACTGAAAGACATGGAATTTCAGGCAGCAGCCACTGGGACTAGGGTTTTTGTGAAGTCTCCCCACATCCCTGAAGTCAGTCACCCAGTTTCTGTGCAGCAAAGCTGCTCAGACCCAAAGGTGATCAAGACTAGCCACTCATGTGAGACAACATGATTGGATTTAAAGTCCAGTTCAGCAAACATTCATTGAGTGCTTGCTGTTTTCCAGGATCATAGAGGATTCCAAAGATAATCAGGCATATTCTCAGAAACGTGGAGGTAATTACTGGTGATATTCAatctctccatggacagaggattctagagggctatagtccatggagttgcaaagagtcagacatgactgagtggctaacactttcacacttccaCTTGCATTGAATCGCTCAGTCCCTTCCTTCTTAAGGAGAGTCCTGTTCAAACGCAAACAGAGTTTGTTAGGGGTCAGTTTTATACAAATTAAAGGTTTGCTTATTACATTTGCTAATGGATGTTCTTCTGTGGTTCtgagaaaatataaattcttccctccaagactggagggaagttgactgaaaaaaaaatagtcacaacctgaaaTTAGAGGGCTAGAATGACAGAtagctgtgacatccttgtttattgatatggcaggagacaTTCCATTTCATGATattccagtcatgtatggatgtgagagttggattataaagaaagctgagtgacaaagaattgatgcttttgaactgcggtgttagagaagactcttgagagtccctttgacagcaaggagatcccaccagcccatcctaaaggaaatcagtcctgaatattcattggaaggactgatgctgaagctgaaactccaatactttggccacctgatgcaagaactgactgattgaaaaagaccctgatattctgggaaagattgatggcaggggaagggaatgacagaggctgagatggttagatggcatcactgactcgatggacatgagtttgagcaagctctgggagatagtgatggatagggaagcctggtgtgctgcagtccttggggtcgcaaagagtcagacacgactgagcgactgaactgaactgattccatttTGCAACACTGACACCTGGGGGCTCAGAGAATTCACATgtctccccatctccctccccttgaGATTCAGAAGTCATTGGTCGAGTTGCCACTTGGGCTTTTTAAAAGTTCCCCTAGTTGATCCCAGCGTGTGGTCAAGAGTTGAGAACCATGCACTAGCTGCTCTCTCACCTGAATGCCCTTTTCCCTTCTAGGACTGATGAAGACTTAAGTTCCTGCCTCAGCCCACATGTCCCCTCCTCTGGGTAGTGTCCCCTGACTTCTGGTCTCCCCTATGCTCCCACTGCACCCACCGTAACCCCTTCCTCTGTGACAGGTCCTCTCTCCGAGTAAAATGATtgtctttttcattatcattGTCCTTTGACTCCTCCCATCCATACGTCGCCGTGTCTACCACAGACGGGAGAACTCTGGGCAGAACTTCGGTGCACCAATGCCAAGGAGAGCAGCCACCCCTTACCGCTCACCTGCCACCTCCAGGCCCCAAGCTGAGTCCTTCCCCGAGTGGCCACCAGGTGGCGCCGCCAGACCGCGCGGGCCCCGCGCTCCCGGGGCCAGCAGGTGGCGCGCCTGCCGCCCGGTGCCTCAGAAGAGAAGGGGCTTCAGGAGTGTTTGTCTCCCCCCAATCCCATCCCATGGTCTCCCCTACGAAGGGGAGAGTCAAGCTCCTGTCATCCGCTGTGGTCCTCTGAGAAGGGACGCCTCGGACTTCTCACCGCGGACACCGGGAAAAGCAACTCGTGGGTGCCTCGGACGTCTGTCCCGCATCTCTGAAATCACAGCTCAAGTCAGGGCCTGAAATGTTACTACTTGAGTCTCAGCCACTAGACACGTGGTATCCTGTTAGTAATCCCGCCGTTAGCTCCCTTTCACCCTGGATGTTTTTCTGACCCACCAGCCtcactggggagaaggaaatggcaagccacttcagtattcttgcctagagaatcctgtggacagaggaacctggtgggctgccgtgtatggggtcgcagagtcggacacgactgaaacgacttagcagccgAAGCAACAGCctccctggagggcagggcccTCCCTAACACTATCCCCTCTCCAGTTTGGGTGGATGGTGCCAAATACCAGAAGGTGGTGCTTGCCACAAAGGATCAGAGACTCCCAGTGACTCTGATGAAGGTCAGTGTGTTAAAAGCAGAGGTGATTTACCTGGAAACTGATGACGCTTAGGCTCAGGGTCCCGTGGCTCACCTGGGACCTCCTTTGGCTGGGAGATACCCTGgcagtgaagtccctcagttgtatttTGTATTCGTTGGCATTTTAATTTGTTGTTAAATGTTAAACACTCTAGAAAATTATTCACGATCAAACCCGATTTTGAATGGGcaattttgtattgttttcttaCAGAAGCCCCTTAAATTGAATCAACATCCACAAACCTTCCCCTGCTGACAGGTACTCGACAGAAGGAAATGCTGTCCAGGGGGACATCCCTTTGGCCAGCCTCCTGCTGATCCAATGTCCTCCCCCAGACAAAGGTCCAGCCACTTTGCCACTGGCCACAAGATCCCCTCTGGCCACATCAGCCTCCGCGCACACAGGCATACAGTAAATAACCTTAGGAGGAGCCAGGAACTAACAGGATTTATGCCCTGGTTTCCGCCAAGTGGTAAGACTGCCCACTGTCCAGAGATGCCCCCAAAAGAAGGTGACTTATAGAAAGAGTCAAGAGGAAAGAACTTGAATGCCAGCCCAGAAATTTCCCCGGGAGCACCTTCAATGTGCTGACCAGGAAGAGACAGGGCCAGGCCAGCTCTGATCAAAAGGGGCTTGGAGAAACCTAGTGCTTCCTGGAAGGGCTGCTGGGGATGGAGGAACAAGGAATCAGAAAACCTGGCCAGACCACCAGTCCTGGGTGTGTCCCTGCTTCTGAGTTCTCCGGAGAGGAGAGGATCGCCCCTGTGTCCTGCTGCTTTGATGGGTGGGAAATAGGAATGACCAGCTCCCTAACGACGAACCCTGGCCAGTTGACGCAACAATAGTACTGACCTCAGAGGGTTATTGTGAGGGTCAAACAAGGTAATCCACGTGAAGCACTGTAGCcctgtgcccacctttgcatgcatgcatgctcactcccttcagttgtgtccgattctttgcaaccctatgggctgtagcccgccaggctcctctgtccctgggattctccaggcaacaatattagagtgggttgccatttcctcctgcaggggatcttcctgacccagagatcaaacccatgtgtcctgtgtctcctgaattgcaagcagactgtttaccactgagccactggggacacCCATGCCCACCTTTACTAGTGCCTAAAAAGTCCTAGCTGTCCCCATTACTGTAATTAGGGGGCAAAAAACGCCAGCTTTCCTCTGTCTCCAGCACCCCTCACTGATTAGGGGTGCTAATCACCTAATCAGTGATTAGCCGATTCTAGGGTGGTCTTATTCCTGCAGGCCCAGGCAGAATAGGCAACCCGCAGCCAGATGGGACACGTTCAGTGGCTGGCACCCCAGCACACCTCTTCCTCGGCTCCCCACTGGGTACCCTGAGGTCCCCAGACATGGCTAGATCCTTCTTCTCCAGCCTGCGTTTGTCCTTTCTTGTGGCTTCCGCAACACCTCAGTGCCTGATGCTCTCTGATGGCTCTGTTTCTGCTGGGCCCTCCTCATGGGGCTCCAGGGCTTACACCTCGGACCATTTGTTTCTTCCCTGTCTCCACTCCCTCTCTTTTGTCTCGTCCATGCTAGTG is drawn from Bos indicus isolate NIAB-ARS_2022 breed Sahiwal x Tharparkar chromosome 26, NIAB-ARS_B.indTharparkar_mat_pri_1.0, whole genome shotgun sequence and contains these coding sequences:
- the KCNK18 gene encoding potassium channel subfamily K member 18, coding for MEAAGLPQAKSCFREALEKLFPRLCFLCSLVTYALVGAAVFSAIEGSQDLRAEDPEFEEFLEKLCGILKCNSTVEEGRKRDLEKLLQKVKPQWFSRSADWSFLSSLFFCCTVISTVGYSHIYPVTRLGKYLCMLYALFGIPLMFLVLSDTGDILATILSTSYNQFRRFPFLPTPLPKWCSGRPSKRRPDSCPADEDVPHVVIHDPELPAPKPAPAAPSSNMELFERLLAREKDNTLQVPPQAMERSTSCPELGSGRLSSSIISNLDEVGRQVERLDVPLPVIALVVFAYISCAAAVLPIWEKQLNFENAFYFCFITLTTIGFGDIGLEHPHFFLFFSIYIIIGMEIVCIAFKLVQNRLIHLYKTLILFFANGRFSSPVKK